A section of the Penaeus monodon isolate SGIC_2016 unplaced genomic scaffold, NSTDA_Pmon_1 PmonScaffold_14909, whole genome shotgun sequence genome encodes:
- the LOC119569404 gene encoding uncharacterized protein LOC119569404 has protein sequence MASSDSDDDVPTEFEEALYRITAREMMGLTAILADIEELKGQMIKVRADSIYAEKEIQAVHNDANTKEQLLTGKEERTRVTVETDELHSALVNHRIVRDLYQKSVFNTQIQQAVHASVKKIDTDELVENFPEKGQMLAHYSSNLNTSKDIAKIMDENDKLEEEILEQRLKYRQLLKGIKEKWETLDENKSKADADVPSHYDELQKKIQERTSKMNILDTMIPRFC, from the exons ATGGCCAGCAGTGATTCTGACGATGATGTGCCTACGGAGTTTGAAGAAGCTCTGTATCGGATTACGGCAAGGGAAATGATGGGACTGACGGCTATTCTAGCAGACATTGAAGAACTCAAGGGCCAAATGATAAAAGTCAGAGCAGACAGCATTTATG cTGAAAAAGAGATACAAGCTGTTCACAATGATGCTAATACAAAAGAACAGCTGCTGACAGGCAAGGAAGAAAGGACCAGGGTCACAGTGGAAACCGATGAGCTCCACAGTGCACTCGTGAACCACAGAATAGTTCGTGATCTATACCAAAAGAGTGTATTTAACACCCAG ATACAACAGGCTGTACATGCTAGTGTGAAAAAGATAGATACTGATGAGTTGGTTGAAAATTTTCCTGAGAAAGG ACAGATGTTGGCACACTACAGTTCCAATTTAAACACCAGCAAAGATATAGCTAAAATTATGGATGAAAATGACAAACTGGAGGAGGAAATCTTGGAACAACGGTTAAAATACCGCCAGCTTTTGAAAGGCatcaaagaaaaatgggaaacgcTAGATGAGAACAAGTCTAAAGCTGATGCAGATGTGCCAAGTCACTATGATGA attgcagaaaaaaatacaggagaGAACATCAAAGATGAATATCCTTGACACAATGATCCCAAGGTTTTGTTGA